One genomic segment of Intestinimonas butyriciproducens includes these proteins:
- a CDS encoding anthranilate synthase component I family protein has protein sequence MYYPTLEEARQIAGTGDFRSIPITREILSDFTTPIQAMRILRTESSHCFLLESAADSAQWGRYTFLGFDPTLEVTCADGILRLKRRTQTAEAPASHPGGTLRRLLAEHKSPRLPGLPPFTGGLVGYFSYDYIKYAEPSLHLNAEDQEGFHDMDLMLFEKIIAFDNFRQKLVLIVNADVGDLDHSYPAACAELDRIDALLHSGNLLPSRPAHLTTPLRPLFDQASYCAMVERVKQYIREGDIFQVVLSNRLEAGFEGSLLDTYRILRTENPSPYMFYFTSDDIELAGASPETLVKLENGILHTFPLAGTRPRGRTAEEDLALETELLADEKELAEHNMLVDLGRNDIGRISRFGTVEVERYLSVERFSHVMHIGSTVRGVLREDRDAVDAVDAILPAGTLSGAPKLRACEIINELENNKRGVYGGAIGYLDFTGNMDTCIAIRLAFQKNGKVFIRSGAGIVADSVPEKEYLECINKAKAVVKALELAQKEADL, from the coding sequence ATGTATTACCCAACCTTGGAGGAAGCCAGACAGATTGCCGGGACGGGGGATTTTCGAAGCATTCCCATTACCCGGGAAATTCTCTCCGACTTTACCACCCCTATTCAGGCCATGCGGATCCTGCGTACCGAGAGCAGCCACTGCTTTTTGCTGGAATCCGCGGCGGACAGCGCGCAGTGGGGCCGATATACCTTTCTGGGCTTTGACCCCACGCTGGAGGTCACCTGTGCCGACGGAATTCTTCGGCTGAAGCGGAGGACACAAACTGCAGAGGCCCCCGCTTCACACCCGGGCGGCACGCTGCGCAGGCTTTTGGCGGAACATAAAAGTCCCAGACTCCCGGGGCTGCCCCCGTTCACCGGCGGACTGGTGGGGTATTTCTCCTATGATTACATCAAATACGCCGAGCCCTCCCTGCATTTGAACGCCGAGGATCAAGAGGGCTTTCACGACATGGATCTGATGCTCTTTGAAAAAATCATCGCCTTCGATAACTTCCGGCAAAAGCTGGTGCTGATCGTCAATGCGGATGTCGGAGACCTGGATCACTCCTACCCCGCCGCCTGTGCGGAACTGGACCGCATCGACGCCCTGCTTCACAGCGGCAATCTCCTCCCCAGCCGCCCCGCCCATCTGACCACCCCTTTGCGTCCCCTATTCGACCAGGCATCCTACTGCGCAATGGTGGAACGGGTCAAACAGTACATCCGTGAGGGAGATATCTTCCAGGTCGTGCTCTCCAACCGCCTAGAGGCCGGTTTTGAAGGGTCCCTTCTGGATACCTACCGTATCCTACGCACGGAAAATCCCTCTCCCTACATGTTTTACTTTACAAGCGATGACATCGAGCTGGCCGGTGCCTCTCCAGAAACCCTGGTAAAGCTGGAGAACGGCATCCTCCATACCTTTCCGCTGGCCGGCACCCGCCCCCGGGGCAGGACTGCCGAAGAGGACCTTGCTCTGGAGACGGAGCTGCTTGCCGATGAGAAGGAGCTGGCGGAGCACAACATGCTGGTGGATCTGGGCAGAAACGACATTGGCAGGATTAGCCGATTCGGCACCGTGGAAGTGGAGCGATACCTGTCTGTCGAGCGTTTTTCTCATGTGATGCACATCGGCTCCACCGTTCGGGGGGTGCTTCGCGAGGATAGAGACGCGGTGGACGCAGTGGACGCCATTCTGCCCGCCGGGACGCTCTCCGGCGCGCCCAAGCTGCGGGCCTGTGAGATCATCAATGAGCTGGAGAACAACAAGCGGGGCGTCTATGGAGGCGCCATCGGCTATCTTGACTTCACCGGCAATATGGATACCTGTATCGCCATCCGCCTGGCCTTCCAAAAAAACGGGAAAGTGTTTATCCGGTCCGGTGCGGGTATTGTGGCAGATTCCGTTCCGGAGAAGGAGTACTTGGAATGTATCAATAAAGCCAAGGCTGTGGTAAAGGCGCTGGAGCTGGCGCAGAAGGAGGCCGACCTATGA
- a CDS encoding site-specific integrase yields MKTRLPTPQRLPSGQYRCQVMVAGKRVSVVDADPDVCQAKAVAMRAGLIEQSETPKDRITLDAAISKYIEDRRAVLSPATIMGYRGIQKNRFRPLMKTRIRDIDKAALQKAISDDAKTCSAKTLKNAIGLVAAVLSDYKEINTRGLKYPQRVKKEHAYLDASQIVELITACQGNIAELPILLAVWLGLRRSEIMGLQWESIDFDGKKIKIEHALVPNEDGEYVEKSELKNASSRRVLSCPEYILAKLDSYQPDISKRSGRVFKMDPSVIYNNLKKISERSGIPFVGVHGLRHTNASVMLSLGIVDKIAMKRGGWATDNTMKSVYQHVFSSDRDTADDMINAYFESIVDDANKKFAHEITHANI; encoded by the coding sequence ATGAAAACCAGATTGCCCACGCCGCAACGTCTTCCGTCCGGGCAGTACAGATGCCAAGTGATGGTGGCCGGGAAGCGGGTCAGCGTCGTTGACGCCGACCCGGATGTGTGCCAGGCAAAGGCGGTTGCCATGAGGGCGGGTCTAATCGAGCAATCAGAAACGCCGAAGGACCGTATCACACTGGACGCGGCAATCAGCAAATACATCGAAGATCGGCGTGCCGTTCTCTCCCCTGCTACCATCATGGGATATAGGGGGATACAAAAAAACCGTTTTAGGCCGCTGATGAAGACCCGTATACGGGATATTGACAAAGCTGCCCTGCAAAAGGCGATCAGCGACGACGCAAAAACATGCTCCGCCAAGACGTTGAAGAATGCTATAGGCTTGGTTGCAGCAGTCCTGTCGGATTACAAGGAGATTAATACAAGGGGGCTTAAATACCCTCAAAGGGTTAAAAAGGAGCACGCATATTTAGATGCTTCCCAAATCGTTGAGCTTATCACCGCCTGTCAAGGAAACATTGCCGAGCTTCCGATTCTATTGGCAGTGTGGTTGGGCCTCCGGCGATCAGAAATTATGGGGCTCCAATGGGAGTCCATCGATTTCGACGGGAAAAAAATAAAAATTGAACACGCTTTAGTGCCAAACGAGGACGGGGAATACGTGGAGAAGAGCGAACTCAAAAACGCTTCTTCTCGGCGTGTACTTTCCTGCCCCGAGTATATTCTGGCAAAGTTGGATTCATATCAACCGGATATTTCAAAGCGCAGCGGCAGGGTTTTTAAGATGGACCCCAGCGTGATCTACAATAACCTCAAAAAAATTTCTGAGCGCTCTGGTATCCCGTTTGTGGGAGTGCACGGATTGCGCCACACAAATGCCTCTGTCATGCTCTCCCTCGGCATCGTCGATAAAATCGCCATGAAGCGCGGAGGATGGGCTACGGACAATACCATGAAATCAGTATACCAGCACGTCTTTTCGTCCGATAGGGACACTGCTGATGATATGATAAACGCCTATTTTGAGTCCATCGTGGACGACGCAAATAAAAAATTTGCACACGAAATTACACATGCAAATATCTAA
- a CDS encoding helix-turn-helix domain-containing protein: MNERIKELRKALGLTQQDFADRIGSVQNTITGYETGRRAPSNQVVALICREFNVNENWLRTGEGQMFIQVSRDEEIAAFIGDVLSGETGDFRRRLISVLARLDTDQWELLEHIAEELAQIEKEGAEQ, from the coding sequence ATGAATGAGCGTATAAAAGAACTGCGCAAGGCCCTCGGCCTCACGCAGCAGGACTTTGCGGATAGAATTGGTTCAGTCCAAAATACTATTACGGGGTATGAAACGGGACGCCGCGCCCCATCCAATCAAGTTGTTGCCCTCATCTGCCGCGAGTTCAACGTCAACGAGAACTGGCTCCGCACCGGAGAGGGGCAGATGTTCATACAGGTATCCAGAGACGAGGAAATTGCCGCGTTTATTGGCGATGTCTTGAGCGGAGAAACCGGAGACTTCCGCCGAAGGCTAATCTCCGTGTTGGCGCGCCTGGATACAGACCAGTGGGAACTGCTGGAACACATAGCCGAGGAACTGGCCCAAATAGAAAAAGAGGGGGCCGAGCAGTAA
- a CDS encoding helix-turn-helix transcriptional regulator produces MPKIRPLTSEGREAEQTKKCNEVLAVALRRHRVDTGIQDQVLCKSLGISRNAIINYKRDPGVMTLDMARKVSHAIKVSPEDWLAIGGYKV; encoded by the coding sequence ATGCCGAAGATAAGGCCGCTCACCAGTGAGGGACGGGAGGCAGAGCAGACCAAAAAGTGTAACGAGGTCCTGGCTGTGGCGCTCCGGCGGCATAGAGTAGATACGGGTATCCAGGACCAAGTACTCTGTAAATCCCTCGGAATCAGCAGAAACGCCATTATTAACTATAAACGGGACCCCGGCGTGATGACACTGGATATGGCCCGGAAAGTATCCCATGCCATTAAGGTGAGCCCAGAGGATTGGCTTGCAATTGGGGGTTACAAAGTATGA
- a CDS encoding lytic transglycosylase domain-containing protein — protein MIPRRDLALLALIPAIYLAACCGVHALDAGPAIAHTLDKHPGGPVLVRELLEAEFINPTPLSDELYIVLLDACEESGVEVPLALGVIEVESGFDVDAVSPAGCYGLMQLNPEYFPSGLTAGENIRTGTEYLGSLLDRYGDTGAALTAYNAGHDTGDREYAEKVIGAAERWEEALTA, from the coding sequence ATGATCCCCCGTCGCGATCTGGCTCTTCTGGCGCTGATCCCAGCCATCTACCTAGCGGCCTGCTGCGGGGTCCACGCGCTGGACGCGGGCCCGGCCATCGCCCACACGCTGGACAAGCACCCCGGCGGGCCTGTGTTGGTACGGGAGCTATTAGAGGCAGAGTTTATCAATCCCACTCCATTATCGGACGAGCTGTACATAGTCCTGCTGGATGCCTGCGAGGAGAGCGGCGTAGAGGTGCCGCTTGCGCTTGGCGTGATCGAGGTGGAGAGCGGGTTTGACGTGGACGCGGTGAGCCCTGCGGGCTGCTATGGACTCATGCAGCTTAACCCGGAGTACTTTCCCAGCGGCCTCACTGCGGGAGAAAACATCCGGACGGGCACGGAGTACCTTGGGAGCTTGTTGGACCGCTACGGAGACACAGGCGCGGCCCTGACGGCGTACAACGCAGGCCACGACACCGGAGATCGGGAGTATGCAGAGAAGGTGATCGGGGCGGCTGAGAGATGGGAGGAGGCGCTTACAGCGTGA
- a CDS encoding helix-turn-helix transcriptional regulator encodes MRENLRKARKAVGLTQQAMADKLGISLRYYQQIEAGDRTGDFTLWDTLEDITGIHQRILRDQENNRL; translated from the coding sequence GTGAGAGAGAACCTGCGGAAGGCAAGAAAAGCGGTTGGGCTGACCCAGCAGGCCATGGCGGACAAGCTGGGAATTAGCCTGAGATACTATCAGCAGATCGAAGCTGGCGACAGAACAGGCGACTTTACGCTATGGGACACTCTGGAGGACATCACGGGGATTCATCAGAGGATTTTGAGAGATCAGGAGAATAATCGTTTATGA
- a CDS encoding DUF7666 domain-containing protein, with the protein MNYKGMDANMQCRGFQYEVGKEYETDEAVACKTGFHACEYPLDVINYYAPAESRYAVVEQSGKISKSGEDTKVASTKIKIVAEIGLAGLVEAAVEYTTTRAKEEPGGHATGNQGAASATGYQGAASATGYQGAASATGNQGAASATGNQGAASATGYQGAASATGKAGVALAAGFGCKAKGAIGCAICVVERGNWDGETYPIINIKAAIVDGDIIKADTYYMLINGAFVEA; encoded by the coding sequence ATGAATTACAAAGGTATGGACGCAAACATGCAATGCAGAGGATTTCAATATGAAGTTGGAAAAGAATATGAGACGGACGAAGCAGTAGCATGCAAAACAGGATTCCACGCGTGCGAATATCCGCTCGACGTCATCAATTATTACGCTCCGGCAGAAAGCCGATATGCTGTCGTCGAGCAAAGCGGAAAAATCAGCAAATCCGGTGAGGATACAAAAGTTGCATCGACAAAGATTAAGATCGTGGCCGAAATAGGCCTTGCAGGGTTGGTAGAAGCAGCCGTTGAATATACAACGACACGTGCCAAAGAAGAGCCCGGTGGGCACGCTACGGGCAACCAGGGCGCGGCGTCTGCTACGGGCTACCAGGGCGCGGCGTCTGCTACGGGCTACCAGGGCGCGGCGTCTGCTACGGGCAACCAGGGCGCGGCGTCTGCTACGGGCAACCAGGGCGCGGCGTCTGCTACGGGCTACCAGGGCGCGGCGTCTGCTACGGGCAAAGCGGGAGTCGCACTTGCTGCAGGGTTTGGCTGCAAGGCAAAGGGAGCGATTGGGTGTGCAATCTGTGTGGTAGAGCGCGGTAATTGGGACGGAGAGACGTATCCTATTATCAACATCAAAGCAGCGATTGTAGACGGGGACATCATTAAGGCAGATACCTACTATATGCTGATAAATGGAGCGTTTGTCGAGGCATAA
- a CDS encoding helix-turn-helix domain-containing protein, with protein sequence MGFTPAELAEMARADAEIEASFRVTDADLAIGRLFDREVILGRMDSKQKRIAESQRRYYETHKEEIAEVKRRYYETHKEEIAEAQRRYREAHKEEIAEVKRRYYETHKEEIAEGKRRYREAHKEEIAEAQRRYREAHKEERAEGKRRYREAHKEEIAEAQRRYREAHKEERAEGKRRYREAHKEEIAEAQRRYYETHKEEIAEGKRRYREAHKEEIAEAQRRYRETHKEEIAEGKRRYYETHKEEIAEAQRRYRETHKEDIAEGKRELRDARIALGLTQREAAELLGVDQSTVCRWETIKPPPNWREMIAKMKEPA encoded by the coding sequence ATGGGATTCACCCCTGCAGAGCTGGCAGAAATGGCCCGTGCCGACGCAGAGATCGAGGCGTCTTTCCGGGTTACTGATGCAGACCTTGCGATTGGGCGGCTCTTTGACCGGGAGGTCATCCTGGGCCGCATGGACTCAAAGCAAAAGCGGATCGCCGAGTCCCAGCGCCGGTACTACGAGACCCACAAGGAGGAGATCGCTGAGGTCAAGCGCCGGTACTACGAGACCCACAAGGAGGAGATCGCCGAGGCCCAGCGCCGGTACCGCGAGGCCCACAAGGAGGAGATCGCTGAGGTCAAGCGCCGGTACTACGAGACCCACAAGGAGGAGATCGCCGAGGGCAAGCGCCGGTACCGCGAGGCCCACAAGGAGGAGATCGCCGAGGCCCAGCGCCGGTACCGCGAGGCCCACAAGGAGGAGCGCGCCGAGGGCAAGCGCCGGTACCGCGAGGCCCACAAGGAGGAGATCGCCGAGGCCCAGCGCCGGTACCGCGAGGCCCACAAGGAGGAGCGCGCCGAGGGCAAGCGCCGGTACCGCGAGGCCCACAAGGAGGAGATCGCCGAGGCCCAGCGCCGGTACTACGAGACCCACAAGGAGGAGATCGCCGAGGGCAAGCGCCGGTACCGCGAGGCCCACAAGGAGGAGATCGCCGAGGCCCAGCGCCGGTACCGCGAGACCCACAAGGAGGAGATCGCCGAGGGCAAGCGCCGGTACTACGAGACCCACAAGGAGGAGATCGCCGAGGCCCAGCGCCGGTACCGCGAGACCCACAAGGAGGATATCGCCGAGGGCAAGCGCGAGCTGCGTGACGCTCGTATTGCTCTGGGGCTGACGCAAAGGGAGGCTGCCGAGCTGCTTGGGGTGGACCAGTCCACGGTGTGCCGCTGGGAGACCATCAAACCGCCCCCAAACTGGCGGGAGATGATCGCAAAAATGAAAGAGCCGGCATAA
- a CDS encoding PD-(D/E)XK nuclease-like domain-containing protein yields the protein MPEIQMAYMGSSQFKAFRRCEAAALAELEGRYATPKTSAILVGAYVDAYFEGTLAAFKAQNPELFKRDGALKAEYAHAEKIISRLEADGLYMLLMSGQKQVVLTGEIAGVPYKIKIDSLLDADTCREIVERYPLTSEAMGFCEGAIVDQKIMRDTADVWSDEEWGMVPFARAWGYDIQGAIYQAVEGHMLPFILAVGTKEAEPNLDAIYIPDQELTAKLEEVRSLSPRYQAIKRHEIEPVSCGTCPYCISRKHLDRITDYRMVNEHA from the coding sequence ATGCCCGAGATTCAGATGGCTTACATGGGATCCAGCCAGTTCAAAGCGTTCAGGAGGTGTGAAGCGGCGGCCTTGGCCGAACTGGAGGGCCGATACGCCACACCCAAAACCTCCGCCATCTTGGTGGGGGCCTATGTGGACGCATATTTTGAGGGCACGCTGGCGGCCTTCAAAGCGCAGAATCCGGAGCTGTTTAAGCGGGACGGCGCCCTGAAGGCTGAGTACGCTCATGCAGAGAAGATCATCTCACGGCTTGAGGCGGACGGCCTGTACATGCTGCTAATGTCCGGCCAAAAACAGGTGGTCTTGACCGGAGAGATTGCCGGAGTGCCCTATAAAATCAAAATCGACAGTCTGCTGGACGCGGACACATGCCGTGAGATCGTTGAACGGTATCCGCTCACCTCTGAAGCCATGGGCTTTTGCGAGGGTGCGATTGTAGACCAGAAAATCATGCGGGATACGGCGGATGTGTGGTCCGATGAGGAGTGGGGGATGGTCCCCTTTGCCAGAGCATGGGGCTACGACATACAGGGGGCCATTTATCAAGCGGTCGAGGGTCATATGCTGCCATTTATTTTGGCAGTCGGCACCAAAGAGGCCGAGCCGAACCTGGATGCAATCTACATCCCGGATCAGGAATTGACCGCGAAGCTCGAGGAGGTCAGGAGTCTGTCACCACGCTATCAGGCGATCAAACGGCACGAAATAGAGCCGGTGAGCTGTGGTACGTGCCCGTATTGCATTAGTCGGAAGCATCTGGACCGAATTACAGATTACAGGATGGTGAACGAGCATGCTTAA
- a CDS encoding single-stranded DNA-binding protein, with protein MLNHMTLQGRLVREPELRSTDSGTPVCSFTVAWSEKYRENETKLFLSCTAWRSSGEMVAKYFHKGQEIIVEGKLSTREWTDRNGNKRSTNEMTVDRVHFCGPKQSEGGNVPESELPPYRAAGSGVNVSAGDFADLEDDGELPF; from the coding sequence ATGCTTAACCATATGACCCTTCAGGGGCGGTTGGTGCGTGAACCGGAGCTGCGCAGCACCGACTCCGGCACACCTGTATGCTCCTTCACGGTGGCGTGGTCGGAAAAGTACAGGGAAAACGAGACAAAATTATTTCTCTCCTGCACGGCCTGGAGATCTAGCGGAGAGATGGTGGCAAAATATTTTCATAAGGGCCAGGAAATCATCGTGGAGGGAAAGCTGTCCACCAGAGAATGGACGGACAGGAACGGAAACAAGCGGTCGACCAACGAGATGACGGTGGACCGAGTGCATTTTTGCGGGCCCAAACAGTCGGAGGGCGGGAATGTGCCGGAGAGTGAACTGCCGCCCTACAGGGCAGCGGGAAGCGGAGTGAATGTGAGCGCTGGAGATTTTGCCGATCTGGAGGATGACGGTGAACTTCCGTTCTGA
- a CDS encoding CHC2 zinc finger domain-containing protein → MPIWRMTVNFRSDGIAARIKESLTAEQVARRYGYEPNRSGFMNCPFHAGDRTASLKLYPGTGGWHCFGCGRGGSVIDFAMELFGVSFGQAVLRLNDDFSLGLTNHRPTHAQASQAARERMDEARRLKEYRREYESRTVLYRALWVSKQMGPDAPLYPVACRELDRLDYWFDEHPWR, encoded by the coding sequence TTGCCGATCTGGAGGATGACGGTGAACTTCCGTTCTGACGGGATAGCAGCCAGGATCAAGGAATCACTGACCGCCGAGCAGGTGGCAAGGCGGTACGGATACGAGCCCAACCGGTCCGGCTTTATGAACTGCCCGTTTCACGCGGGAGATCGCACAGCCTCCCTCAAGCTGTACCCCGGGACCGGAGGCTGGCACTGCTTCGGATGCGGCCGCGGTGGGAGCGTCATCGATTTCGCGATGGAGCTGTTCGGAGTCTCTTTTGGGCAAGCGGTGCTTCGCCTGAATGATGATTTCAGCCTTGGGCTGACAAACCACCGTCCAACACATGCCCAGGCATCGCAGGCGGCCCGGGAGCGGATGGACGAGGCCCGACGGTTAAAAGAGTACCGGCGGGAGTATGAGTCCCGCACGGTACTCTACCGGGCGCTGTGGGTGTCGAAGCAGATGGGCCCGGATGCTCCGTTATACCCGGTTGCCTGCCGGGAGCTCGACAGGCTGGATTACTGGTTCGATGAGCATCCATGGAGGTGA
- a CDS encoding DUF927 domain-containing protein, with product MGYEYEKDDFLTPAPYEQLYKSAKEPFRHARELEALASYAASKGFKGFKGMYRAYVTTMREQRDTVYVDNVTAFDGQPMELNAGDWEADEGGVCRKAGYGYETACPHPVMPVERLVNIDTGEERVRVAYRKGTQWRSTIVEKVVLANANRVTDLARLGIAVTSQNARAFVEYMNDLENLNYDRIPERKSIGRFGYISGEGFSPFVDGLIFDGDANFKTMFHAVRAEGSREEWERVALECRGMSTTARIILAASFASALLEPLGALPFFVHLWGVDSGTGKTVALMLAASVWADPVMGAYVKTFDATVVGSEKTAAFLNHLPLCLDELQLARDSRGRLQFDVYKLAQGVGRTRGNRGGGVDMTPTWHNCILTTGESPLTGQNAGAGAVNRVIDIECRASEAVITDGIRISSSLKRNFGFAGREFVGKLYEPGVIDRVVSEYQVLFRTLSANDTTEKQAMAAAAVIEADRLANEWVFAGKAVPLSEAEVSSFLASKAAVSAGDRAYHYLCDWAVQNANKLCGRSETLEVLGAIEPGRAYIVRSVFDRVVSDAGFSTAATLSYLKSNDLIETRGRNYTRGKRINGQLTECVSLKLEEIVDDVDREEAELPL from the coding sequence TTGGGGTACGAATATGAGAAAGATGACTTTTTAACGCCGGCTCCGTATGAGCAGCTATATAAATCGGCCAAAGAGCCGTTTCGGCACGCCCGGGAGCTGGAGGCACTTGCTTCCTATGCCGCGTCCAAAGGATTCAAGGGGTTCAAGGGGATGTATCGGGCATACGTTACGACGATGCGTGAGCAGCGGGACACGGTGTATGTGGACAATGTGACCGCTTTCGACGGGCAGCCCATGGAGCTCAATGCCGGGGACTGGGAGGCGGACGAAGGCGGTGTATGCCGAAAGGCGGGCTACGGATATGAGACGGCCTGCCCGCATCCGGTGATGCCGGTGGAACGGCTGGTCAATATAGACACGGGAGAAGAACGAGTGCGGGTGGCCTATCGCAAAGGGACCCAGTGGCGGAGCACGATCGTCGAGAAGGTGGTGTTGGCCAACGCCAACAGGGTGACTGATCTGGCCAGGCTGGGAATCGCGGTGACCAGCCAGAACGCGCGGGCGTTTGTGGAGTATATGAACGACCTGGAGAACCTGAACTATGACCGCATCCCGGAGCGGAAGAGTATCGGCCGATTCGGGTACATATCCGGCGAGGGATTTTCCCCTTTTGTAGACGGTCTGATCTTCGATGGCGACGCCAATTTCAAGACCATGTTCCACGCGGTCAGAGCGGAAGGCAGCCGGGAGGAGTGGGAGCGGGTGGCTTTAGAGTGCCGGGGTATGTCCACCACAGCCAGAATCATATTGGCGGCCTCCTTTGCCTCCGCGCTCTTGGAGCCTCTGGGGGCGCTTCCATTTTTCGTCCACCTGTGGGGCGTGGATTCCGGCACCGGCAAAACCGTGGCGCTGATGCTGGCGGCGTCGGTATGGGCGGACCCTGTGATGGGCGCCTATGTCAAGACCTTTGACGCCACAGTGGTGGGCAGCGAGAAGACGGCGGCTTTTCTAAACCACCTGCCTCTTTGCCTGGACGAGCTACAGCTCGCCAGGGACAGCCGGGGACGGCTCCAATTTGATGTGTACAAGCTGGCGCAAGGTGTGGGCCGTACCCGTGGCAACCGGGGCGGGGGCGTGGATATGACGCCTACCTGGCACAACTGCATCCTGACCACGGGGGAAAGTCCGTTGACCGGGCAGAACGCCGGCGCCGGAGCGGTGAACCGCGTCATCGACATCGAGTGCAGGGCCTCCGAGGCGGTTATCACGGACGGCATACGAATATCAAGCTCCCTGAAGCGGAACTTCGGCTTTGCTGGGCGCGAGTTCGTCGGAAAACTGTATGAACCTGGCGTCATCGACCGGGTGGTATCAGAGTATCAGGTGTTATTCCGGACACTGTCCGCCAACGACACCACGGAGAAGCAGGCCATGGCTGCGGCTGCCGTCATTGAGGCGGACCGGCTCGCCAATGAGTGGGTCTTTGCGGGGAAGGCTGTGCCTTTGAGCGAAGCGGAGGTGTCATCTTTCCTGGCCTCCAAGGCCGCGGTCAGCGCCGGAGACCGCGCTTATCACTATCTATGCGACTGGGCCGTGCAGAACGCGAACAAGCTGTGTGGACGATCTGAGACGCTGGAGGTGCTCGGAGCAATAGAGCCGGGGCGGGCCTACATCGTCCGGTCGGTGTTTGACCGCGTGGTAAGTGACGCAGGGTTTTCCACGGCCGCCACGCTCAGTTACCTGAAATCAAACGATCTGATAGAGACAAGAGGCCGGAACTATACCCGAGGGAAGCGAATCAACGGGCAATTGACCGAGTGCGTATCTCTAAAATTAGAGGAGATTGTGGACGATGTGGACAGAGAAGAGGCAGAATTACCGCTTTGA